A section of the Humulus lupulus chromosome 2, drHumLupu1.1, whole genome shotgun sequence genome encodes:
- the LOC133818054 gene encoding AAA-ATPase ASD, mitochondrial-like, with amino-acid sequence MFMGEMLTQFGSIIASIMFGYAMFQQYFPYDLRRYLTKYTDKVVGLVYPYIHITFNEYSGDRFKRSEIYLAIQNYLSTNSTARAKRLKADDIKDTKSLVLTLADNEEVTDDFQGVKLWWTSYKSVPKNSSFSWYPNSDEKRFYRLTFHRRHRELITTTYLNHLVEEGKSIAIKNRQRKLYTNGSGESYYGGKRSKWSHVLFEHPASFDTLAMDPKKKQEIINDLLKFKKGKDYYAKIGKAWKRGYLLYGPPGTGKSTMISAMANFLDYDVYDLELTAVKDNTELKKLLIDTSNKSIIVIEDIDCSLDLTGQRKKEKEKDEDEDKEKSKDPIRKKAEEDNNKSKVTLSGLLNFIDGIWSACGGERLIVFTTNYVDKLDPALIRRGRMDKHIELSYCGFEAFKVLARNYLDVESHDLFPTIERLLGETEMTPADVAENLMPKSDEEDADKCLKSLVEAIENAKEEAIKKKAEDEAKLKEEEEAKLKAQEEEKVKAEKEKLEKESEPKPDKVDVKCKCGNGTLDKEVKENGSVTT; translated from the coding sequence ATGTTCATGGGAGAGATGTTGACTCAATTTGGGTCAATAATTGCTAGCATAATGTTTGGTTATGCCATGTTTCAGCAATACTTCCCATACGATCTTCGGCGTTATCTCACAAAATACACAGACAAAGTCGTGGGGCTGGTCTACCCTTATATCCATATTACTTTCAATGAATACTCTGGCGACCGTTTCAAGCGCAGTGAAATCTACTTAGCCATCCAAAACTACCTCAGCACCAATTCCACTGCTCGAGCCAAACGACTCAAGGCTGATGATATCAAAGATACCAAATCATTGGTTTTGACCTTGGCCGACAATGAGGAAGTCACTGACGATTTTCAGGGCGTGAAACTTTGGTGGACTTCTTACAAAAGCGTCCCCAAAAACTCGTCGTTTTCGTGGTATCCCAACTCCGACGAGAAGAGGTTCTACAGGCTCACCTTCCACAGACGCCACCGAGAACTCATCACCACCACTTATCTCAATCACTTGGTTGAAGAAGGAAAAAGCATAGCGATCAAAAATCGGCAACGAAAGCTTTATACTAATGGCTCTGGTGAGAGCTATTACGGGGGGAAAAGGAGCAAGTGGAGCCATGTCCTTTTCGAGCATCCGGCCAGTTTCGATACTCTGGCTATGGACCCCAAGAAGAAGCAGGAGATTATAAACGACCTTCTTAAGTTCAAGAAGGGAAAAGACTACTATGCTAAAATTGGGAAAGCTTGGAAACGAGGGTATCTTCTTTATGGTCCTCCCGGGACTGGAAAATCAACCATGATCTCTGCCATGGCTAACTTTCTAGATTATGATGTGTATGATTTGGAACTCACGGCCGTTAAGGATAACACTGAGCTGAAGAAGCTGTTGATCGACACTTCGAATAAGTCCATCATTGTGATTGAGGATATTGATTGCTCACTTGATCTTACTGGTCAAcgaaagaaggagaaggagaaagatgaagatgaagataAAGAAAAGAGTAAAGACCCTATTCGCAAAAAGGCTGAAGAAGATAACAATAAGAGTAAGGTCACACTTTCTGGTCTTTTGAACTTCATTGATGGGATTTGGTCAGCTTGTGGAGGTGAGAGACTTATTGTGTTCACTACTAACTATGTTGACAAACTTGATCCTGCTCTTATTCGGAGAGGGAGAATGGACAAGCATATAGAGCTCTCCTACTGTGGTTTTGAAGCGTTTAAGGTGCTTGCCAGGAACTACTTGGATGTCGAGTCACACGATTTGTTTCCGACGATTGAGCGTTTGTTGGGGGAAACAGAGATGACTCCTGCTGATGTGGCTGAGAATTTGATGCCAAAATCTGACGAGGAAGACGCGGACAAGTGTTTGAAGAGTTTGGTTGAAGCTATTGAGAACGCCAAGGAGGAAGCTATAAAAAAGAAGGCTGAGGATGAGGCAAAgttgaaggaagaagaagaagctaaGTTGAAGGCTCAAGAGGAAGAAAAGGTGAAGGCTGAGAAAGAAAAGTTGGAAAAAGAGAGTGAACCAAAGCCTGATAAAGTCGATGTGAAATGTAAATGTGGTAATGGAACATTGGATAAGGAAGTGAAAGAGAATGGATCAGTCACAACATAG